The Streptomyces sp. CC0208 genome window below encodes:
- a CDS encoding sugar ABC transporter substrate-binding protein: MKLAHTRSTAAAATVLAVLTLATACNRESTASVASGGDKPAIGIDLPRSDSDFWNSYAQYIDKDIKTDGIKALPISNSQNDVTKLVANVQVFQNTGAKAVVMAPQDTGAIASTLDTLASKKIPVVSVDTRPDKGDVYMVVRADNRAYGTKACEFLGKQLGGKGKVAELQGALDSINGRDRSEAFAECMKTKFPKIKVFELPTDWKGDVASAKLQSLLAQHSDLNGIYMQAGGVFLQPTLALLEQKGLLKPAGAKGHISIVSNDGIPQEFDAIRKGQIDATISQPADLYAKYALYYAKAAAEGKTFQPGKTDHDSTIIKLPNGLEDQLPAPLVTKDNVDDKTLWGNNVG; the protein is encoded by the coding sequence ATGAAGCTCGCTCACACCCGCTCCACCGCCGCAGCCGCCACCGTCCTCGCGGTGCTGACCCTCGCCACCGCGTGCAACCGCGAGAGCACCGCCTCGGTCGCCTCGGGCGGCGACAAGCCCGCCATCGGCATCGACCTGCCGCGCTCCGACTCCGACTTCTGGAACTCCTACGCGCAGTACATCGACAAGGACATCAAGACCGACGGCATCAAGGCCCTGCCGATCAGCAACTCGCAGAACGACGTCACCAAGCTGGTCGCCAACGTGCAGGTGTTCCAGAACACCGGTGCCAAGGCCGTCGTCATGGCCCCGCAGGACACCGGCGCCATCGCCTCCACCCTCGACACCCTCGCGTCGAAGAAGATCCCCGTGGTCAGCGTCGACACGAGACCCGACAAGGGCGATGTCTACATGGTGGTCCGTGCCGACAACCGGGCCTACGGCACCAAGGCCTGCGAGTTCCTCGGCAAGCAGCTGGGGGGCAAGGGCAAGGTCGCCGAGTTGCAGGGCGCCCTGGACTCGATCAACGGACGCGACCGTTCCGAGGCGTTCGCGGAGTGCATGAAGACGAAGTTCCCGAAGATCAAGGTGTTCGAGCTGCCCACCGACTGGAAGGGCGACGTGGCCTCCGCCAAGCTGCAGAGCCTGCTCGCCCAGCACTCGGACCTGAACGGCATCTACATGCAGGCCGGCGGCGTCTTCCTGCAGCCGACCCTCGCCCTGCTGGAGCAGAAGGGCCTGCTCAAGCCCGCCGGGGCCAAGGGCCACATCAGCATCGTCTCCAACGACGGCATCCCGCAGGAGTTCGACGCCATCCGCAAGGGCCAGATCGACGCCACCATCTCCCAGCCCGCCGACCTCTACGCCAAGTACGCGCTGTACTACGCCAAGGCCGCCGCCGAGGGCAAGACGTTCCAGCCGGGCAAGACCGACCACGACTCCACCATCATCAAGCTCCCCAACGGCTTGGAGGACCAGCTGCCCGCGCCCCTGGTCACCAAGGACAACGTCGACGACAAGACCCTGTGGGGCAACAACGTCGGCTGA
- a CDS encoding fumarylacetoacetate hydrolase family protein: protein MKLLRVGAPGEERPAVRTDDGRLLDLSSLTPDIDGVFLASGGVDRARAAAATGDLPELDPDGLRIGAPVTRPGKVICVGLNYRDHAAETGAAIPQRPVVFMKDPGTVVGPYDEVLIPRGSVKTDWEVELAVVIGQRARYLDGPEAARDVIAGYAISHDVSEREFQLEYSPQWDLGKSCETFNPLGPWLVTADEVGDPQNLGLHLSVNGVKRQDGHTSDMIFRIDHIVSYLSQYMVLEPGDVINTGTPAGVALGLPGTPFLRSGDTVELSVDGLGSQRQTFAQA, encoded by the coding sequence GTGAAACTGCTACGAGTCGGCGCCCCCGGTGAGGAGCGGCCGGCGGTCCGTACCGACGACGGCCGGCTGCTGGACCTGTCCTCCCTGACCCCGGACATCGACGGCGTCTTCCTCGCTTCCGGGGGAGTCGACCGGGCCCGCGCGGCCGCCGCGACGGGGGACTTGCCCGAGCTCGACCCGGACGGCCTGCGGATCGGCGCCCCCGTCACACGCCCCGGCAAGGTCATCTGCGTCGGACTGAACTACCGCGATCACGCCGCCGAGACCGGCGCGGCCATTCCTCAGCGCCCGGTGGTCTTCATGAAGGACCCGGGCACGGTCGTCGGCCCGTACGACGAGGTACTGATACCGCGGGGGTCGGTGAAGACCGACTGGGAGGTCGAACTCGCCGTCGTCATCGGACAGCGGGCCCGCTACCTCGACGGACCCGAGGCCGCCCGGGACGTGATCGCCGGATACGCGATCAGCCATGATGTCTCGGAGCGCGAGTTCCAGCTGGAGTACTCCCCGCAGTGGGACCTGGGCAAGTCCTGCGAGACCTTCAACCCGCTCGGCCCGTGGCTGGTCACAGCGGACGAGGTCGGCGACCCGCAGAACCTCGGCCTGCACCTGAGCGTCAACGGCGTGAAGCGGCAGGACGGCCACACCAGCGACATGATCTTCCGGATCGACCACATCGTGTCCTACCTCAGCCAGTACATGGTTCTGGAACCCGGCGACGTGATCAACACCGGTACGCCCGCGGGCGTCGCCCTGGGCCTTCCCGGCACCCCCTTCCTGCGCTCCGGCGACACCGTCGAGCTCTCCGTCGACGGTCTCGGCAGCCAGCGCCAGACCTTCGCCCAAGCGTGA
- a CDS encoding L-fuconate dehydratase: MTATPARITTVDTYDIRFPTSRELDGSDAMNPDPDYSAAYVVLGTDAGDGHEGHGFTFTIGRGNDVQVAAINALRPHIVGRSVQELCADPGALSRDLIGDSQLRWLGPEKGVMHMAIGAVVNAVWDLTAKRAGQPLWRLLAHADPEWLVSQVDFRYIADALTPEDALRLLREGRTGLAEREAGLLERGYPGYTTSPGWLGYSDDKLTRLAKQAVADGFTQIKLKVGADLADDIRRMRAARAAVGEEIRIAIDANQRWNVDEAIEWTNALAEFDPYWIEEPTSPDDVLGHATIRKAVAPVKVATGEHVQNRVVFKQLLQAGAIDVLQIDAARVGGVNENLAILLLAAKFGVPVCPHAGGVGLCELVQHLSMFDYLALSGTTENRVIEFVDHLHEHFTAPVVMRDGHYTAPLTPGFSATMHPESLTEFRYPDGTFWAADLAGREEAA; the protein is encoded by the coding sequence TTGACTGCGACACCCGCCCGGATCACCACCGTCGACACCTACGACATCCGCTTCCCCACCTCGCGGGAACTGGACGGCTCCGACGCGATGAACCCGGACCCCGACTACTCCGCGGCCTACGTCGTGCTCGGCACCGACGCCGGTGACGGACACGAGGGCCACGGGTTCACCTTCACCATCGGACGCGGCAACGACGTCCAGGTCGCCGCGATCAACGCACTGCGACCGCACATCGTGGGCCGTTCCGTCCAGGAGCTGTGCGCCGACCCCGGCGCCCTCAGCCGCGACCTGATCGGTGACAGTCAGCTGCGCTGGCTCGGACCAGAGAAGGGCGTGATGCACATGGCGATCGGCGCCGTCGTCAATGCCGTCTGGGACCTCACCGCCAAGCGCGCCGGACAGCCCCTGTGGCGGCTGCTCGCCCATGCCGACCCCGAGTGGCTGGTCTCCCAGGTCGACTTCCGCTACATCGCCGACGCCCTCACCCCCGAGGACGCCCTCCGACTGCTGCGCGAGGGCCGCACCGGACTCGCGGAGCGCGAGGCCGGCCTGCTGGAGCGCGGCTACCCCGGCTACACCACCTCTCCGGGCTGGCTCGGCTACTCCGACGACAAGCTCACCCGGCTGGCCAAGCAGGCCGTCGCCGACGGCTTCACCCAGATCAAGCTCAAGGTCGGCGCCGACCTCGCTGACGACATCCGTCGCATGCGTGCCGCCCGTGCCGCGGTCGGCGAGGAGATCCGTATCGCCATCGACGCCAACCAGCGCTGGAACGTGGACGAGGCGATCGAGTGGACCAACGCGCTCGCCGAGTTCGACCCGTACTGGATCGAGGAGCCCACCAGCCCCGACGACGTCCTCGGCCACGCGACGATCCGCAAGGCCGTGGCCCCCGTGAAGGTCGCCACCGGCGAGCACGTCCAGAACCGCGTCGTCTTCAAGCAGCTCCTCCAGGCCGGCGCCATCGATGTCCTCCAGATCGACGCGGCCCGGGTCGGCGGGGTCAACGAGAACCTCGCCATCCTGCTGCTCGCCGCCAAGTTCGGCGTGCCGGTCTGCCCGCACGCCGGCGGAGTGGGCCTGTGCGAGCTGGTGCAGCATCTGTCGATGTTCGACTACCTGGCGCTGTCGGGCACGACCGAGAACCGCGTCATCGAGTTCGTCGACCACCTCCACGAGCACTTCACCGCGCCCGTGGTGATGCGCGACGGCCACTACACCGCGCCGCTGACGCCGGGCTTCTCGGCCACCATGCACCCCGAGTCCCTCACCGAATTCCGTTACCCGGACGGCACCTTCTGGGCCGCCGACCTCGCTGGGCGTGAGGAGGCGGCATGA
- a CDS encoding SDR family oxidoreductase, whose amino-acid sequence MTALTGLRAVVTGGASGIGLATARALAAQGAAVAVLDLDPDGVGEPLLGLKADVGDDASVRAAVDTAAERLGGIDILVNNAGIGAAGTVEDNPDEQWHRVLDVNVLGIVRTTRAAMPHLRHAATARPGTASVVNTCSIAATAGLPQRALYSASKGAVLSLTLAMAADHVREGIRVNCVNPGTADTPWVSRLLDAADDPEAERAALNARQPLGRLVTADEVAAAIVYLASPAAASVTGTALAVDGGMQGLRLRPVDRP is encoded by the coding sequence ATGACCGCTCTGACCGGACTCAGAGCCGTCGTCACCGGGGGCGCGTCCGGCATCGGGCTCGCCACGGCCCGCGCACTGGCGGCGCAGGGCGCGGCGGTGGCCGTGCTCGACCTCGATCCGGACGGTGTCGGCGAACCGCTGCTCGGCCTCAAGGCCGACGTCGGCGACGACGCCTCCGTACGCGCCGCCGTGGACACGGCGGCCGAGCGGCTCGGCGGCATCGACATCCTCGTCAACAACGCGGGCATCGGCGCCGCGGGCACGGTAGAGGACAACCCCGACGAGCAGTGGCACCGGGTCCTGGACGTCAACGTCCTCGGCATCGTCCGTACCACCCGCGCCGCCATGCCCCACCTGCGCCACGCTGCCACTGCCCGTCCGGGCACCGCGTCCGTCGTCAACACCTGCTCCATCGCGGCCACCGCAGGCCTGCCGCAGCGCGCCCTGTACTCCGCCAGCAAGGGCGCCGTGCTGTCGCTGACCCTGGCCATGGCCGCCGACCACGTCCGCGAGGGCATCCGCGTCAACTGCGTCAATCCCGGCACCGCCGACACCCCCTGGGTCTCCCGGCTGCTGGACGCGGCCGACGACCCCGAGGCCGAGCGCGCGGCCCTCAACGCCCGCCAGCCCCTGGGGCGTCTGGTCACCGCGGACGAGGTGGCGGCCGCCATCGTCTACCTCGCGAGCCCGGCCGCGGCATCCGTCACCGGCACCGCGCTCGCCGTGGACGGCGGCATGCAGGGGCTGCGGCTGCGGCCGGTGGACCGGCCGTGA
- a CDS encoding aldo/keto reductase, whose amino-acid sequence MRTTTLGGGAVPVSELALGCAALGNLFHPVTEEAARATVDAAWNAGVRTFDTAPHYGLGLSERRLGAALRDRPRDAYTLSTKVGRLLVPNPDGGAADDDLTNGFAVSATHRRVWDFSADGVLRSLEASLERIGVDRVDVALLHDPDDHAEQALDEAYPALERLRAEGVIGAIGIGMNQSALPARFVRETDIDVVLLAGRYTLLEQDGLTELLPEAAARGRSVVIGGVFNSGLLTAPRPDATYDYAPAPQPVLDRALRLLAVCERHGVPLRAAALRFPFGHPAVASVLTGARTPEEVRDTVEQLRRPIPDALWDELRAEGLLNPDTPVPAVAPVGDAMPPKEPS is encoded by the coding sequence GTGAGGACCACCACGCTGGGCGGCGGCGCCGTACCGGTCTCGGAACTGGCGCTGGGCTGCGCCGCCCTCGGCAACCTCTTCCACCCGGTCACCGAGGAGGCCGCCCGCGCCACGGTGGACGCGGCCTGGAACGCCGGTGTCCGCACGTTCGACACGGCGCCCCACTACGGTCTGGGCCTGTCGGAACGGCGCCTCGGCGCCGCGCTGCGCGACCGCCCCCGCGATGCGTACACCCTCTCCACCAAGGTGGGCCGGCTTCTCGTGCCGAACCCGGACGGCGGCGCCGCCGACGACGACCTCACGAACGGCTTCGCCGTCTCGGCCACCCACCGGCGGGTCTGGGACTTCAGTGCCGACGGAGTGCTGCGCTCCCTGGAGGCGAGCCTGGAACGCATCGGCGTCGACCGCGTCGACGTGGCCCTGCTGCACGACCCGGACGACCACGCCGAGCAGGCGCTGGACGAGGCGTATCCGGCGCTGGAGCGGCTGCGTGCCGAAGGCGTGATCGGCGCGATCGGCATCGGGATGAACCAGTCCGCGCTGCCCGCCCGGTTCGTCCGCGAGACCGACATCGACGTGGTGCTGCTGGCCGGCCGTTACACCCTCCTGGAACAGGACGGGCTCACCGAACTGCTTCCGGAGGCGGCCGCCCGGGGCCGGAGCGTGGTCATCGGCGGGGTCTTCAACTCCGGCCTGCTGACGGCTCCCCGGCCAGACGCCACCTACGACTACGCACCCGCCCCGCAGCCGGTCCTCGACCGTGCGCTGCGACTGCTCGCGGTCTGCGAACGCCACGGGGTGCCACTGCGTGCCGCCGCCCTGCGCTTCCCGTTCGGCCACCCCGCGGTCGCGAGCGTCCTGACCGGTGCGCGCACCCCCGAGGAGGTGCGCGACACGGTGGAGCAACTGCGGCGCCCGATCCCGGACGCGCTGTGGGACGAACTGCGCGCCGAGGGACTGCTGAACCCGGACACCCCTGTCCCCGCGGTCGCGCCGGTCGGGGACGCCATGCCGCCGAAGGAGCCGTCATGA
- a CDS encoding L-rhamnose mutarotase, translated as MKVALHTKVRADRIEEYEAAHREVPEELTAAIRAAGVSEWTIWRWGSPRASAVERGGGTDLFHVLEVEDYQAMIAELDQLPVNIAWQARMADLLDVVHDYSAHGADASLPTVWHL; from the coding sequence ATGAAGGTCGCCCTGCACACCAAGGTCCGTGCCGACCGCATCGAGGAGTACGAGGCCGCGCACCGGGAGGTGCCCGAGGAACTCACCGCCGCCATCCGCGCCGCGGGGGTGAGCGAGTGGACGATCTGGCGGTGGGGGTCCCCCCGCGCGAGCGCAGTCGAGCGTGGGGGAGGCACGGACCTGTTCCATGTGCTGGAGGTCGAGGACTACCAGGCGATGATCGCCGAACTCGACCAGCTGCCCGTCAACATCGCCTGGCAGGCCCGGATGGCCGACCTGCTCGACGTCGTCCACGACTACTCCGCACACGGCGCGGACGCCTCGCTGCCGACGGTGTGGCACCTGTGA
- a CDS encoding amidohydrolase family protein — translation MTGAESGLGIVDAHHHVWDLSVRDQDWITDPELAPLRRDFTLVDLAPEARAAGVVATVLVQTITVAEETPEFLALAADSDLVAGVVGWTDLTAPDVTETLAALRAGTGGDHLVGIRHQVQGEPDPRWLVRPDVLRGLAAVAEAGLVYDLVVKPHQLAAAVEAAQRLPGLTFVLDHLGKPPVASGELAPWAQQIRRLAALPNTVCKLSGMVTEADWDSWTVAALTPYADTVLDAFGPGRLMFGSDWPVCRLAASYAEVVSVVRELTTALGPAERHDVFTGTAVRTYDLRVTARPAPLQETPCA, via the coding sequence GTGACCGGAGCGGAAAGCGGGCTCGGCATCGTGGACGCCCACCACCATGTGTGGGACCTGTCGGTCCGCGACCAGGACTGGATCACCGACCCCGAACTCGCCCCGCTGCGACGCGACTTCACCCTCGTCGACCTGGCACCGGAAGCCCGTGCGGCCGGTGTCGTCGCCACCGTGCTGGTGCAGACGATCACCGTGGCGGAGGAGACCCCGGAGTTCCTGGCCCTGGCCGCCGACAGCGACCTGGTCGCCGGGGTCGTCGGCTGGACCGACCTGACCGCCCCCGATGTCACCGAGACCCTCGCCGCGCTGCGGGCGGGCACCGGAGGGGATCACCTGGTGGGCATTCGCCACCAGGTGCAGGGCGAGCCGGATCCGCGCTGGCTGGTACGCCCCGACGTACTGCGCGGCCTCGCCGCGGTCGCCGAGGCGGGGCTCGTCTACGACCTCGTGGTGAAGCCCCACCAACTCGCGGCGGCCGTCGAGGCCGCGCAGCGCCTGCCCGGTCTCACCTTCGTCCTCGACCACCTCGGCAAGCCGCCCGTCGCGTCCGGCGAACTCGCCCCCTGGGCGCAGCAGATCCGGCGCCTCGCCGCTCTCCCCAACACCGTCTGCAAACTGTCCGGCATGGTCACCGAAGCCGACTGGGACTCGTGGACCGTCGCGGCCCTCACGCCGTACGCCGACACCGTGCTGGACGCTTTCGGCCCCGGGCGGCTGATGTTCGGCTCCGACTGGCCCGTCTGCCGGCTCGCCGCCTCGTACGCCGAAGTGGTCTCCGTCGTACGCGAGCTGACGACCGCACTCGGGCCGGCCGAGCGTCACGACGTCTTCACCGGCACGGCCGTGCGGACCTACGACCTGCGGGTCACCGCACGACCGGCCCCGCTCCAGGAAACCCCATGCGCATAG
- a CDS encoding (Fe-S)-binding protein: MRIALFITCFNDTMFPRTGRAVTELLERLGHTVEFPQAQTCCGQMHFNTGYRPETLPMVRRFAEVFAGYDAVVAPSGSCAGMVRDHHRVVAAQYGDDSLAAAVEQVVPTVYELSELLVDVLGVTDVGACFPHRVTYHPTCHSLRMLRVGDRPLKLLRAVKGIDLVELPAAESCCGFGGTFALKNADVSNAMLADKMRHVLDTGAEYLCAGDNSCLTHIGGGLSRLRTGVGTMHLAEILASTEGDVR, translated from the coding sequence ATGCGCATAGCTCTCTTCATCACCTGCTTCAACGACACGATGTTCCCCCGCACCGGTCGCGCGGTGACCGAACTGCTGGAACGCCTCGGCCACACCGTGGAGTTCCCGCAGGCCCAGACCTGTTGCGGCCAGATGCACTTCAACACCGGCTATCGCCCCGAGACCCTGCCGATGGTCCGCCGCTTCGCCGAGGTCTTCGCGGGCTACGACGCAGTCGTCGCCCCCTCCGGGTCCTGCGCGGGCATGGTGCGCGACCACCACCGCGTGGTGGCGGCCCAATACGGCGACGACAGCCTCGCCGCAGCGGTCGAGCAGGTGGTGCCGACGGTGTACGAGCTGTCGGAACTCCTCGTCGACGTCCTCGGCGTCACCGATGTCGGCGCCTGCTTCCCGCACCGCGTCACCTACCACCCGACCTGCCACTCCCTGCGCATGCTGCGCGTCGGAGACAGGCCGCTCAAGCTGCTGCGTGCCGTGAAGGGCATCGACCTCGTCGAACTGCCCGCCGCGGAGTCCTGCTGCGGCTTCGGCGGCACCTTCGCCCTGAAGAACGCGGACGTGTCCAACGCGATGCTCGCCGACAAGATGCGCCATGTCCTGGACACCGGCGCCGAGTACCTGTGCGCGGGTGACAACTCCTGCCTCACCCACATCGGCGGCGGGCTGTCCCGGCTGCGTACCGGCGTCGGCACGATGCACCTGGCCGAGATCCTTGCCTCCACAGAAGGAGACGTGCGGTGA
- a CDS encoding LutB/LldF family L-lactate oxidation iron-sulfur protein: MSGADNVVWLGTPAFPEAARTALADTRLRANLRRATGTIRDKRLAVAAELDDWEELRDTAAAVKRRTLRHLDHHLLRLEETVTAAGGTVHWAADAAEANAIVTRLVKATGESEVVKVKSMATQEIGLNEALAEAGIRAYETDLAELIVQLAEDRPSHILVPAIHRGRSEIREIFRREMGEWGRPAPEDLTDEPRDLAEAARLHLREKFLRAKVAVSGANFAAADTGTVVVVESEGNGRMCLTLPETLITVMGIEKVLPSFADLDVFLQLLPRSSTGERMNPYTSLWTGVTEGDGPQNFHLVLLDNGRTATLADEVGRQALSCIRCSACLNVCPVYERTGGHAYGSVYPGPIGAVLTPQLVGVKNAASLPFASTLCGACYDACPVKINIPEVLVHLRAEAVEAKRRDRLLPTTEALVMKAAGAVLGSPRRLAAVQRLAALGARLVARDGRIGALPGPVARWSGTRDTPAPARESLRAWWRRTRTPTSEDARTTAEGKVRR, from the coding sequence GTGAGCGGTGCCGACAACGTCGTATGGCTGGGCACCCCGGCCTTCCCCGAGGCGGCGCGCACCGCGCTCGCCGACACCCGGCTGCGAGCGAACCTGCGCCGCGCCACCGGCACCATCCGGGACAAGCGGCTGGCGGTCGCCGCCGAGCTCGACGACTGGGAGGAACTGCGGGATACGGCGGCAGCCGTCAAGCGCCGTACCCTGCGTCACCTCGACCACCATCTCCTGCGGCTGGAGGAGACGGTGACCGCCGCCGGCGGCACGGTCCATTGGGCGGCGGACGCCGCCGAGGCGAACGCCATCGTGACGCGGCTGGTGAAGGCGACCGGCGAGAGCGAGGTCGTCAAGGTCAAGTCGATGGCGACCCAGGAGATCGGCCTCAACGAGGCGCTCGCCGAGGCGGGCATCCGTGCCTACGAGACCGATCTCGCGGAACTCATCGTGCAGTTGGCAGAGGACCGCCCCTCGCACATCCTCGTACCGGCCATCCACCGGGGCCGCTCCGAGATACGGGAGATCTTCCGCCGGGAGATGGGGGAGTGGGGCAGGCCCGCCCCCGAGGACCTCACCGACGAGCCCCGCGACCTCGCCGAGGCGGCCCGGCTGCATCTGCGGGAGAAGTTTCTGCGGGCCAAGGTGGCCGTCTCCGGCGCCAACTTCGCCGCCGCCGACACCGGAACGGTGGTGGTCGTGGAGTCGGAGGGCAACGGGCGGATGTGTCTGACCCTGCCGGAAACCCTGATCACCGTCATGGGCATCGAGAAGGTCCTGCCGTCCTTCGCCGACCTGGACGTCTTCCTCCAGCTCCTGCCCCGCTCGTCGACCGGCGAGCGGATGAACCCGTACACCTCGCTGTGGACCGGCGTCACCGAGGGCGACGGGCCGCAGAACTTCCATCTGGTGCTCCTCGACAACGGCCGCACCGCCACACTCGCCGACGAGGTGGGCCGCCAGGCGCTGTCCTGCATCCGCTGCTCGGCCTGCCTCAACGTCTGCCCGGTGTACGAGCGCACGGGCGGCCATGCCTACGGTTCCGTCTACCCCGGCCCGATCGGCGCCGTCCTGACCCCGCAGCTCGTCGGCGTCAAGAACGCGGCCTCGCTGCCCTTCGCCTCCACCCTGTGCGGCGCCTGTTACGACGCCTGCCCAGTGAAGATCAACATTCCCGAGGTGCTGGTCCATCTGCGCGCCGAGGCCGTGGAGGCCAAACGCCGGGACCGGTTGCTCCCCACGACCGAGGCACTCGTCATGAAGGCGGCCGGCGCCGTACTGGGCTCACCGCGGCGACTGGCCGCCGTACAGCGGCTGGCCGCCCTGGGGGCCCGTCTGGTGGCCCGTGACGGCCGGATCGGTGCCCTGCCCGGCCCGGTCGCCCGCTGGTCCGGCACCCGGGACACGCCGGCGCCGGCCCGCGAATCGCTGCGCGCCTGGTGGCGCCGTACGAGAACACCTACGAGCGAGGACGCCCGTACGACGGCTGAAGGGAAGGTACGACGATGA
- a CDS encoding LUD domain-containing protein, translated as MNGRESVLSAIQGALSGVPDSERPDDVPPSTGPRADHAGPDVVGLFAERAAEYRATVVRVPQADAAAAVGRALARTGARSLVVPPGFPEDLLPEGPWSRLADVPPLTVAQLDAAEAVVTTVATAVAVTGTVTLDHGPGQGRRVLTLLPDQHICVVRADQIAPDVPEALRLLDAYRPLTLISGPSATSDIELDRVEGVHGPRTLDIVVVEDA; from the coding sequence ATGAACGGCCGCGAGAGCGTCCTGAGCGCCATCCAGGGAGCGCTGTCCGGCGTTCCCGATTCCGAGCGCCCCGATGACGTACCCCCTTCGACCGGTCCCCGCGCCGACCATGCGGGACCGGACGTCGTCGGGCTGTTCGCCGAGCGTGCCGCCGAGTACCGCGCCACGGTGGTCCGCGTTCCGCAGGCCGATGCCGCGGCGGCGGTCGGTCGTGCCCTGGCCCGTACCGGAGCGCGGTCGCTGGTGGTGCCGCCCGGGTTTCCCGAGGACTTGCTCCCGGAGGGGCCGTGGTCGCGGCTGGCTGACGTCCCGCCGCTGACGGTCGCGCAACTCGACGCGGCGGAGGCCGTGGTCACCACCGTCGCCACCGCCGTCGCCGTCACCGGCACCGTGACCCTCGACCACGGTCCGGGCCAGGGGCGGCGGGTCCTGACCCTGCTGCCGGACCAGCACATCTGCGTGGTCCGGGCGGACCAGATCGCCCCCGACGTGCCCGAGGCACTGCGCCTGCTCGATGCCTACCGCCCGCTGACGCTGATCTCCGGGCCCTCGGCCACCAGTGACATCGAGCTGGACCGGGTCGAGGGCGTGCACGGGCCCAGGACTCTCGACATCGTCGTGGTGGAGGACGCGTAG